The uncultured Methanobrevibacter sp. genomic interval AGTTACAGATGAAGATGCTTTAATAGCGGAAGCGGAAGCATCTACTGTAATCGGAGTTGAAATATCCTTAGGACCATATTTTTCATTACCTTCAAATGAAGTTTTTGCAACATAATAACCAGCATCCAAGTCAACTACAAATGCAGCATAACCTTCATCGTCAGTTGTTGCATTGTAAGTCATATTGTTGACAGTTGAGAAAAGAGTAATGTTTTCAAGTGGAATACCATTTTCGTCATATGCCATTACAACATAGATTACACCATCAGCATATTCAGTATATACTCTTGGAGATGCTAAAATTACTTTATAATCAGGAGTATTACTTGAAACAGTGGCATTTTCTGCTCCAACAACAGCATTATTACCTACACCTTTTGCACCTGCTAAATAGTTATCTTTAACTGTTGCTTTATTGTTAGTTAAATTAATAGCTGAATCACCAGTAGTTTGAATATTGTTATTAGTAATTGTAGAAGTACCTTTAACAACTTTAATACCGATATTTTGAACTCCAAAGCCTTCCCAAACAGATTCGTTACCTACATTAGAACCTTTTGCGGAAATTATGTTGTTGTCAACCACTAAATTAGATCCTCTGTATGCAATTCCAGTAGTATAATTACCTGCTAGAACAACATTATTACCAGTTACATTACTTTCAACATCACCTAATGAGAATCCGAATATGTTATATGCGTCACCAGTAATATCATTACCTAAATAAGCTGCTGAAACGTTAGCACCATTCATACCAGAGTAAATACCGTAAGCGGAAGTAAGAGATTTTACTGAAATTCCGTTATCTTTTACAACTCCAGTAGCAGGGCCTTCGATATCGATACCGTTAGAGTAATAATTGGATGTTGAATCAATGGTATTTGCTTCAATATTGAAATTATCACCAGTAATTATTAATCCGTAGATATAATTATTTCCTTCAGATGTAATTTTGTTATTGGAAATTACAGCATTGTCTGAATTTTTGAAATCTACAGAGTAAATAGTATCAAAACTTCCAACAACATCGATAAATTTAACATTTACTTCATTATTATCAAAAGTAGTACCATTAGATTTTTCAACAACAATACCTTCGGAAATAGGAGAGCTTACCCAATTACCACTACCAGAAGGCACTTCAGCCCAAGGCACATAAGCAGAAATCAAATCTAAGTCAAATTTATTAGAATTAATTACAGCACCTTCAACATCATTAATATAAACAGCATTGTTGATACCTGTACCATTTGTAGCACCTTGATAGTCAACAGTGTTATTGGAAACTATTAAACTAGCAGCATCTACAGCATAAATTGCATAAGCATTTTTATCAGTATTAGCAATAGTATTTATAAAGTTACCAGTTAATGAAGCTTCAGTTTCATTATTGAGAATAGAAACACCTTTACCCGGACCGGCAATAATGTTGTTGTTAATGTTCACATTACCTTTAATAACTTTAATACCTACAGTTTCAACACCAAATCCTTCCCAAATTGACTCATTACCATTTTCACTTGAGTCTAATACAACGCGATTGTCAGCAATGGTTAATTTGGAACCTCTATAAGCAATACCAGTAGTATAATTACCTTTTAAATCAATAAAGTTATTTACAATATTACTGTCCACATCGCCAACAGACATACCGAATACATTGTAAGAAATGCCTGAAATTTCATTACCAGTGTAGTTAGCATTTACATCTGCACCATTCATACCAGAATAAATACCGTAAGCACTAACTCCACTTATTACTATAACACCATTATTTTCAACAACACCATTAGCAGGACCTTCAATATCAATACCATTAGCATAATATTCGCCAGCAGAAGTTATGTTATTAGCCCTTACTGTGAAATCATTACCTGAAAGAATAATTCCATAAATATAATCTTTACCCACAGAAGTAATTTCATTATTTGTGATTACAGCGTTATTGGAATTTTTGAAGTCTACAGAGTAAATGGTATCATAACCGTATTCAGTAATGACATCAGTGAAATTAGTAAATACAGTATTACTATCAAAAGTAACATTATTAGAATCTTCAACAACAATACCTTCACTAATAGGAGCACTTATCCAATTTCCACTACCGGAAGGCACTTCAATCCAAGCAACATCAGCAGAAACTAAATCTAGGTCAAATTTATTTCCATTTACAATAGCTCCATCAGCATTATAAAGATAAATTGCATTATTGACTCCGGTACCTTTGGTAGTACCTTGATAATCGATATGGTTGTCAACAATTTTTAAACTAGCAGTATCATTAGCATAAATTGCATAAGCATTTTTATCAACATTAGCGACAGTATTAATCATGTTATTTTTTAATACCACATTAGTTTCATTGCCTTTTACGGAAACACCTTTACCAGGACCAGCAATTACATTATCAACAATATTTGCAGTACCTTTAATAACTTTAATACCGACAGCTTCAACACCAAATCCTTCCCAGATAGATTCATTTCCTACTTCAGAAGAATTTAAAACAAATTTATTGCCACTAGCGGATAAAGATACTCCCCTATAAGCCATACCAGTAGTATAATTACCATTAATTAAAACAGTGTTGTTTATAACATTGCTTGAAACATCACCTAATGAAAAAGCAAAGATGTTGTATGCTTCACCAGCAATTTCATTTCCGCTGTAATTTGCAGTTACATCTGCACCATTCATACCTGAATAAATACCATAAGCACTGCTGCCAGATTTAACTTCAATGACATTGTCTTCCACTACACCTGCAGCAGGACCTTCAATATCAATACCATTAGCATAATAATCTCCAGTAGATTTAATATTAT includes:
- a CDS encoding Ig-like domain repeat protein, translated to MLSVVMLSLSAAFASDNATDVVAIDNEIVIDEPLAVDENSQAVSADENVVTKDNFNNYFDSTGSLLSNVTSDELVFSGDISNVGVDNIVLNRSIKISGNDAVLTNISIDVKSSDVIISGLTINQDKGEFGISVSNASDVLIEDSTINFNANAGINGYAINADFADNLKIINNIINYVGATTGWEVNYAIRVSNSNNAIISGNKIKAKIVSADVGWAEVPAGSGNWVSSPISGTIIVRDSNGPVLDSNDINTTYSGVVTSYGYDTIYVVDFSGTSGAVIVNNNITSVGKDYIYGIIISDNDFTLRANNIKSTGDYYANGIDIEGPAAGVVEDNVIEVKSGSSAYGIYSGMNGADVTANYSGNEIAGEAYNIFAFSLGDVSSNVINNTVLINGNYTTGMAYRGVSLSASGNKFVLNSSEVGNESIWEGFGVEAVGIKVIKGTANIVDNVIAGPGKGVSVKGNETNVVLKNNMINTVANVDKNAYAIYANDTASLKIVDNHIDYQGTTKGTGVNNAIYLYNADGAIVNGNKFDLDLVSADVAWIEVPSGSGNWISAPISEGIVVEDSNNVTFDSNTVFTNFTDVITEYGYDTIYSVDFKNSNNAVITNNEITSVGKDYIYGIILSGNDFTVRANNITSAGEYYANGIDIEGPANGVVENNGVIVISGVSAYGIYSGMNGADVNANYTGNEISGISYNVFGMSVGDVDSNIVNNFIDLKGNYTTGIAYRGSKLTIADNRVVLDSSENGNESIWEGFGVETVGIKVIKGNVNINNNIIAGPGKGVSILNNETEASLTGNFINTIANTDKNAYAIYAVDAASLIVSNNTVDYQGATNGTGINNAVYINDVEGAVINSNKFDLDLISAYVPWAEVPSGSGNWVSSPISEGIVVEKSNGTTFDNNEVNVKFIDVVGSFDTIYSVDFKNSDNAVISNNKITSEGNNYIYGLIITGDNFNIEANTIDSTSNYYSNGIDIEGPATGVVKDNGISVKSLTSAYGIYSGMNGANVSAAYLGNDITGDAYNIFGFSLGDVESNVTGNNVVLAGNYTTGIAYRGSNLVVDNNIISAKGSNVGNESVWEGFGVQNIGIKVVKGTSTITNNNIQTTGDSAINLTNNKATVKDNYLAGAKGVGNNAVVGAENATVSSNTPDYKVILASPRVYTEYADGVIYVVMAYDENGIPLENITLFSTVNNMTYNATTDDEGYAAFVVDLDAGYYVAKTSFEGNEKYGPKDISTPITVDASASAIKASSSVTVLLTKVKSGYNFKLTLVDMKGNGLANKTVSITFNGKTKTYTTNPAGVISYKLSATKTGSYKLTMKFAGDNNYVKSSATSTIKITKQATKITAKSKAFKAKTKVKKYAVVLKDNKNKAIKKVKVTLKVKGKTYKATTNAKGKATFKITKLTKAGSYKATVKFAGNAYYKASTKSVKITVKK